Proteins encoded by one window of Sebaldella sp. S0638:
- a CDS encoding sirohydrochlorin chelatase, with the protein MFLWIKIEIFGDIFPQEAENKTQLNKKEGLIKMKAVMIVGHGSRSLKSQEEFKKIIDVMKEKLAHTKVYGTNMELAEPLMEDTIDVIVKENSGLSEIVVVPFFLFEGMHIKKDIPEKLDEFREKYPDIKISFGRPLGADPMIAEVLTARVNEML; encoded by the coding sequence TTGTTTTTATGGATAAAAATAGAAATTTTCGGGGATATTTTTCCGCAGGAAGCAGAAAATAAAACACAATTGAATAAGAAAGAAGGATTGATCAAGATGAAAGCAGTTATGATAGTAGGGCACGGCAGCCGTTCCCTGAAATCACAGGAAGAATTCAAAAAGATAATCGATGTCATGAAAGAAAAACTGGCTCATACAAAGGTGTATGGTACAAACATGGAATTAGCAGAACCGTTAATGGAAGATACTATTGATGTAATAGTAAAAGAAAATAGCGGACTTAGCGAAATTGTTGTTGTACCATTTTTTTTGTTTGAGGGAATGCACATTAAAAAAGATATTCCTGAAAAGTTAGACGAGTTCAGGGAAAAGTATCCTGATATAAAAATATCATTTGGAAGACCGCTTGGGGCAGACCCTATGATAGCAGAGGT